The following proteins are encoded in a genomic region of Dioscorea cayenensis subsp. rotundata cultivar TDr96_F1 chromosome 8, TDr96_F1_v2_PseudoChromosome.rev07_lg8_w22 25.fasta, whole genome shotgun sequence:
- the LOC120267054 gene encoding ATP-dependent 6-phosphofructokinase 2 has translation MDPDPVTSDEPKTTATRTTITLPPFTLHSIPHLGNLTVENPIDFSPYYHPSPSFYLSSHDLILRRILFDLSSGEALAEGDPIIAYHRAGPRRMIHFPPLIVRAAIVTCGGLCPGLNTVIRELVVGLWEIYGVRDIFGVAAGYRGFYSSEPIRLEPKMVDSWHKRGGTALATSRGGFDLEKIVDAIEKQGFNQVYVIGGDGTMRGAVKIFHEIQRRKLDVSITGIPKTVDNDIGIIDRSFGFQTAVEMALQAINAAHVEAESAVNGIGLVKLMGRSTGHIALHATLSSRDVDCCLIPENDFYLEGRGGLFEFLDQRLKKNGHAVIVVAEGAGQDKIPRTDAQKEDKDESGNLVFLDVGVWLKSELNSWWAQEHPGELFTVKYIDPTYMIRAVPANAIDNMYCTLLAHSAIHGVMAGYTGFVPGPVNGNYAYIPVEEVAAAKNIVDTKDHKWAWVRSVTNQPDFLKI, from the exons ATGGATCCCGATCCCGTCACCTCCGATGAGCCTAAGACCACCGCCACCAGAACAACAATCACTCTGCCTCCCTTCACTCTCCATTCGATCCCTCATCTCGGTAACCTCACCGTGGAGAACCCCATCGACTTCAGCCCTTACTATCACCCCTCCCCCTCCTTCTACCTCTCTTCGCACGATCTCATTCTCCGCCGCATCCTCTTCGATCTCTCCTCCGGCGAAGCCCTCGCCGAAGGCGACCCTATCATCGCCTACCACCGCGCCGGCCCCCGACGGATGATTCACTTCCCCCCATTGATCGTGCGGGCGGCGATCGTCACTTGCGGCGGGTTGTGCCCCGGGCTGAACACGGTGATCCGGGAGCTGGTGGTGGGGCTCTGGGAAATCTATGGCGTGCGTGATATCTTCGGCGTGGCTGCAGGGTACCGCGGGTTCTATTCATCGGAGCCGATCCGATTGGAACCGAAGATGGTGGATTCGTGGCACAAGCGAGGTGGCACCGCGCTCGCCACCTCCCGCGGTGGCTTTGATCTGGAGAAGATCGTCGATGCCATTGAGAAACAAGGGTTCAATCAG GTGTATGTAATTGGTGGGGATGGAACTATGAGGGGTGCTGTCAAGATCTTTCATGAAATTCAACGTCGAAAACTCGATGTATCAATCACTGGGATCCCCAAAACGGTGGACAATGATATTGGCATCATTGACAGATCATTTGGATTTCAAACTGCTGTGGAGATGGCACTGCAGGCTATCAATGCAGCTCATGTGGAGGCTGAGAGTGCAGTGAATGGTATTGGGCTTGTCAAGCTCATGGGCAGGAGCACTGGCCATATAGCTCTCCATGCCACATTGAGCAGCCGTGATGTGGATTGCTGTTTGATTCCTGAGAATGACTTCTACCTGGAAGGCAGGGGTGGTCTGTTTGAGTTCCTTGATCAGAGGCTGAAGAAGAATGGGCATGCTGTGATTGTAGTGGCTGAGGGTGCTGGTCAAGATAAGATACCGAGGACTGACGCACAGAAGGAAGACAAGGATGAATCTGGGAATCTTGTGTTTCTGGATGTGGGAGTATGGTTGAAGTCTGAGTTGAATAGTTGGTGGGCTCAGGAACATCCAGGAGAGCTTTTCACAGTGAAGTACATCGACCCCACTTACATGATACGAGCAGTCCCAGCAAATGCTATTGATAACATGTATTGTACATTGTTGGCACATTCAGCTATTCATGGGGTTATGGCAGGTTATACTGGATTTGTCCCTGGTCCAGTAAATGGTAACTATGCATACATTCCAGTGGAGGAAGTTGCAGCAGCCAAAAACATAGTTGACACGAAAGACCATAAGTGGGCTTGGGTCCGATCAGTGACAAACCAGCCAGATTTTCTGAAGATCTAG